The proteins below are encoded in one region of Mus caroli chromosome 10, CAROLI_EIJ_v1.1, whole genome shotgun sequence:
- the Inhbc gene encoding inhibin beta C chain: protein MASSLLLALLFLTPATVVNPKTEGPCPACWGATFDLESQRELLLDLAKKSILDKLHLSQRPILSRPVSRGALKTALQRLRGPRRETLLEHDQRQEEYEIISFADTDLSSINQTRLEFHFSGRTAGGMEVRQARFMFFVQFPHNATQTMNIRVLVLRPYDTNLTLTSQYVVQVDASGWHQLLLGPETQAACSQGHLTLELVPESQVAHSSLILGGFSHRPFVAAQVRVEGKHRVRRRGIDCQGASRMCCRQEFFVDFREIGWHDWIIQPEGYAMNFCTGQCPLHVAGMPGISASFHTAVLNLLKANAAAGTTGRGSCCVPTSRRPLSLLYYDRDSNIVKTDIPDMVVEACGCS from the exons ATGGCCTCCTCCTTGCTCCTGGCTCTTCTGTTCCTGACTCCAGCCACAGTAGTGAACCCCAAAACTGAGGGTCCATGCCCAGCATGTTGGGGTGCCACCTTTGACCTGGAGAGCCAGCGGGAGCTGCTTCTCGATTTGGCCAAGAAAAGTATCCTGGACAAGCTGCACCTCAGCCAGCGCCCCATACTCAGTCGGCCTGTGTCCAGAGGGGCTCTCAAGACTGCGCTGCAGCGCCTCCGAGGGCCTCGACGGGAAACCCTGTTGGAGCATGACCAGAGACAAGAAGAATATGAGATCATCAGCTTTGCTGACACAG ACCTCTCCAGCATCAACCAGACCCGGCTCGAGTTCCACTTCTCTGGTAGAACGGCCGGCGGCATGGAGGTCCGGCAGGCCCGCTTCATGTTCTTCGTGCAGTTCCCCCACAATGCCACCCAGACCATGAATATAAGAGTTCTTGTGCTAAGACCGTATGACACCAACCTCACCTTGACAAGTCAGTACGTGGTGCAGGTGGATGCCAGTGGCTGGCACCAGCTTCTCCTGGGACCTGAAACTCAAGCTGCTTGCAGCCAGGGACACCTCACTCTGGAGCTGGTACCAGAAAGCCAGGTGGCCCACAGTTCCTTGATCCTGGGTGGGTTTTCCCACAGGCCTTTTGTGGCAGCCCAGGTAAGGGTTGAGGGCAAGCATCGGGTTCGCCGGCGAGGTATCGACTGCCAGGGGGCGTCCAGGATGTGCTGCCGACAAGAGTTCTTCGTAGACTTCCGTGAGATTGGCTGGCATGACTGGATTATCCAGCCTGAAGGCTATGCCATGAACTTCTGCACCGGGCAGTGCCCACTACATGTGGCAGGCATGCCTGGCATCTCTGCCTCCTTTCACACTGCAGTGCTGAATCTGCTCAAAGCCAACGCAGCTGCTGGCACCACTGGCAGGGGCTCGTGCTGCGTGCCTACATCTCGGCGCCCTCTGTCTTTGCTCTACTATGACAGGGACAGCAACATTGTCAAGACGGATATACCTGACATGGTGGTCGAGGCCTGCGGGTGTAGTTAG